Sequence from the Penicillium oxalicum strain HP7-1 chromosome IV, whole genome shotgun sequence genome:
AGGGCCAAATCAAAAACCTTGAGGAGTCTGCAACTGCTCAGAGGGCCCTCAGTCGATAGCTCTCACCCTGAGAAAAAGAGTACcgacaaaaaagaaaaagccctGAAAAAGCGCACAGTCGCCCCACCGTTTCAAGGGGAAGCCGGCAGAGCGGGTGGCGGGAAAGATGATTGGATGGCTACCCGCACGCGCTGTTTCACGATCGAACTGCTCCGGCGAGAGTTCTTGGCAGGAGATCAATTCCTCATCTTGAGAGGgatcatcgaggaggagatgtgCATGCCGTCAATCAGCGACTCGCAGGTGGGCAGAGGCGATCGAGTTACGTTTAATGTTTTCACCCAGGATTGCCTCTCTCTTACATTTCGACAAGCAACGTTGTACGATGCGGTTCACGCTGCAGGACAACCTTCCACGGCCTCCGTGCATCACTCCCGCAGGATTGGTGATTCAGGGCCTCCGGTCGTCGAGATTCATGTATGGAGAAGCACCTCAAGCTTGGTGGGCTAGTGCCCCACCGACTCCAGACAGCTCAAACAGCACCTCTAAGACAAACCAGCTCTCTGTGGCACTTGGCTGTCCGTAGTGGCCACCTTTGGTCCCTGACTAGGCCTCAGTTTGAGTGTGGAAGGAGTCCTTCAGGTACGACCAAGATGTGCATGCATAATTGCAGTACTGTTGTCCGGAGAGACACCTGTCAAGCACGAGTCACAGACAGATGAGTTTGCCAAGGGTCGGCCCACGGTAGACGGGGAGTCTCGCCGGAGCTTGACCCCCTGACGGACAGAGGTGGTGATTTCCTGTCGTAGCCGGCAGAGACGAAGAGGAGTGCTGTAgtcggagaagagaagctgAGATGGTGATAGAAGATGAGGAGCGGTAGAAGCAAGAGTACTTCTACAACTACCActactcctcctcctcctatGTACTACCACTCTCCCATCACGGTTATATTAATTACGGAGGTCAAGCGACCTGACCAAACGCATGGACAGTTCACGGCGACAGTGTCCGAGAGTCCACTTCTCAGTCACAATTCGCAGTGGCTCTACTCAGACATCGACGATGCTCACCTCCCGTCGTCAGACTGGTGGCGGGACTTTTGAAGCGCCGACACTCGCCCAGAACCTGCCGAGAAAAGGCCAAGCGCCGTGAACTGGGCCTCTCGATGATAGGAGGCAATGACTGGGTGAACCCTCCCCATGGCCGCCAGGTACTGTaacctctttcccccccgCCGTAgattctcttctttttgagTGGAGTGGATGTCCCCTCAAATCATGGCCTAGTGACGGGCGACTGGATCAACAATGGACTGGTGTGGCCCAATGCGCGGTTGTTATGGATTGTCTCTGACCCTCTAGGGAATAATGGCCCCCCTCGGAGAGATTAATGGGAATAATGGGAATATTGGAAGCTGGAAAGACTGTCGTCCACTCATCGGGTCTCCAATTTTCTGCAGTCCCGATTCTTGGGGCCATCTCTACATTAGTACATCTCGACCACTTTTCTATCtggcttttccttctctctttcttgctttcCCCGGACattgttttctcttttccattttcttttctcttttttctttcggggGGATCTTGACCTAGTCATCGTAGACGCCTTCTCACTACCTTCTCTTCGATCGTGCACGAACGTCTGGACGGATTGTTCTCTCATTTTGGCTTAATCTTCTATTTACCTCACacactctctttttctcgaGCTCGTTCAGTTCGAGCCCAATTCTGTCCCTCCCTTGTCCACAGTGCTGGTCCATCGCGGTCGCTTCTTTTGATTGCTCGATCGGCCTCGCTGTTCAATTGCTGCAGCCTTCTGTCGGTGTCATCTTCTACCGGTCCAGTCTGCAACGGTCCCCATCCGTCGTCTCCTTTGCACGCGCTCAGTGTTGACCAACCGTCAACCTCGCCTTTGGTCCTCTTCGACTGGTAACCGCGTTGCAGTGTGAAGATTTCTCTTCTGCAAGGCCCTGGAGGCTCTGAGGAAACCTTTCGTTCAAGCTTCTATTAACAATcaccattctcttcttgtgATTCTACTCTGCTCGACCTCTCACTTTTCTCCTGTCGCATCATATCTCTCTGCTCCCCCCCAACGAGCTCTTTGTATATTTTGACCTTTGCGTCCACACTCTCTCGCCACGATGCAGTCCTATCTCTCTCTGATCCTCTGTCTGGTCCTGAGCGTCAATGTTCTGGCTGCTCCCGCTCCTCAACCGGTTCGGAAAAGCAGGTCTTTCCATATCGAACGAGTCAAGCGCAGTGATTATGTCGCCCATGGCCCCGTCGCCATTCGCAAGGCTTTCCGCAAGTTCGGCATCACGCCCGTGGACTTTCAAAACATCACGCTCAAGGACTTTGAACCCTTTGAGCACCAGGCCTTCCGGGtcaaatccaaccaggccAGCATTGATGAGCCAGACCAGACCGGTGCAGTGAGTGCGACTTCGGTCCAGAATGATGTGGAATTCGTCTCACCCGTCTCCATCGGTGGCCAAACCGTCACACTGGACTTTGATACCGGTTCCTCCGATATGTAagtctctctttcccttcctctctctctctctctcccccccctcttttttgtGGCAACCTTCTCTGTAAAGGCAGCAGTTCCTTTTTCATGAGTGTGCGGAGTCTCATCCAATTGATCCAAGGTGAATCATCTGTCTGACCCATTTCCCTCTTCTTGAAAATCCCTCTAGGTGGGTCTTCAACGCTGGACTTCCTGCGTCCATCACCGCGGGTCGCGACATCTATGATCCCGCCAAATCGACCACCTACAAGAAAGTCGAAGGTGGTACTTTCAAGATCAGCTACGGTGACTCGTCCTCTGCCTCAGGCGGTCTCGCCCAGGATGTGGTCAACATTGGCGGTGCCACCGTGAAGGACCAAATTTTCGGTCTGCCGGACCgtgtctcttcctccttcgTTGACGACACCTATTCCAACGGTCTCGTCGGACTTGGCTTCTCCTCCATCAACACCTTCACCCCAGGCCCTCAAAAGACCTTCTTTGACAACATCGCCTCGGACTTGGAAGAGCCCGTGTTCACGGCCCGCCTGCGCAGCGACGGCGTCGGCGAGTACGAATTTGGCAAAGTCGACCATGCCAAGTATACCGGCAACCTGGTCAACATCAGCGTcgactcctcctcgggcttctGGCAATTCGAGGCCGGTTATTTCGCCGTGGGCAGTGATGCCCTGCAGAAGGTCACCCAGGTCCCCCGGGCGATTGCCGATACCGGTACCTCATTGATGCTGGTGAGCCCTGAGGTGGTCACCGCGTACTACAAAAAGGTGCAAAATGCCGCCTACTCCAGCGGCGTGTCCGGATGGGTGTACCCTTGCTCGGCCAAGTTGCCCAGCTTGACCGTCGCCCTGGGGGACAAGTACCAGGCCACGATTCCCGGCTCGCTGGTCAACTTTGCCGAGGTTGGAAAGAACACCACCACTGGCGAAACTGGTAAGTTgggctttttcccccttcccttcttcctttctctctctctctctctcttctctctctctctttttctctttttcccccttggtctcccccttttcttcatccaaGTCCACTCCCCAACTCACACCGTTGGGAACCACCCAAACTAACATCCTTCCTTTTACCAGTATGCTATGGTGGCATCCAATCCAACCAGGGCTCCAGCCTCCAAATCTTCGGCGACGTCTTTCTCAAGGCTCTCTTCGTGGTCTTTGACCAGCGCGGTCCATCC
This genomic interval carries:
- a CDS encoding putative aspergillopepsin A-like aspartic endopeptidase, producing MQSYLSLILCLVLSVNVLAAPAPQPVRKSRSFHIERVKRSDYVAHGPVAIRKAFRKFGITPVDFQNITLKDFEPFEHQAFRVKSNQASIDEPDQTGAVSATSVQNDVEFVSPVSIGGQTVTLDFDTGSSDMWVFNAGLPASITAGRDIYDPAKSTTYKKVEGGTFKISYGDSSSASGGLAQDVVNIGGATVKDQIFGLPDRVSSSFVDDTYSNGLVGLGFSSINTFTPGPQKTFFDNIASDLEEPVFTARLRSDGVGEYEFGKVDHAKYTGNLVNISVDSSSGFWQFEAGYFAVGSDALQKVTQVPRAIADTGTSLMLVSPEVVTAYYKKVQNAAYSSGVSGWVYPCSAKLPSLTVALGDKYQATIPGSLVNFAEVGKNTTTGETVCYGGIQSNQGSSLQIFGDVFLKALFVVFDQRGPSLGFAAPA